CGCGACGCAGGAGCGTCGCGGGATGCATTCCCACGCGGAGCGTGGGAACGATGTACGATGTAAGCTAACCCAAGTTGCTAGCTATGCGGTGAGAAACGAAAAAGTTCCTCTCCCGGAGGGAGAGGGGAGAAAAGCCAGCTAGCTGGCTAGCCTACCACGAGCGTAATGCGTTGGATATATTCTTCTTTCCGGTTGACTAACCACTGGGGTTACCTATTGGTGGGTAAATAAATTTCTTATTGAGATTGGTAGCCATGGTAAATTTTGAATCGATAACTGCGGAACTGTTACGTTATCCTCAGATTCAATTGGCGATGGTATTTGGTTCATTGGCATCGGGCACTGCCACGCCTAGTAGTGATCTGGATATCGCGGTTCAGGCACAATACCCTTTGAGTATCGACGAGAAAATGGCATTGATTGGTGATCTTGCGGTTGTTACTGGTCGTTCGGTGGATCTCGTTGATCTACGCTGTGTTGGTGGGCCGTTACTCAATCAAATTTTGCGTCATGGAAAACGCAT
Above is a window of Gammaproteobacteria bacterium DNA encoding:
- a CDS encoding Nucleotidyltransferase domain-containing protein — its product is MVNFESITAELLRYPQIQLAMVFGSLASGTATPSSDLDIAVQAQYPLSIDEKMALIGDLAVVTGRSVDLVDLRCVGGPLLNQILRHGKRICGSDSDYAELALRNIYANEDFMPYVRRALEERRRAWIGL